In a single window of the Pseudoxanthomonas sp. F37 genome:
- the rseP gene encoding RIP metalloprotease RseP: MSDLLGSIWWMIVALGVLVTFHEFGHYWVARRCGVRVLRFSVGFGKPLWSRRDRHGTEFALAAIPLGGYVKMLDETEGEVPATQREQAFNRKSVWQRIAVVAAGPLANVLLCVVLLWAMFVIGKQDYSATVGSVSGIAADAGFQRGDRILRVGDRTIDTWTDASIVLTKAAIDGEDLPVEVETAGGGTTTRTLPLSRLPADFDQENAVALSGLVWRHWVTPAIVGKVAPGSAADGVLQAGDIVTAVDGQPVHGFGDIAAQVDALGKRGGMAMVEVDRAGERLAFELAPRLTPLPDGAKGQYWALGLAAPETTRLPEYDATLHYGPLAAVPAALRETGKLTSDSLGMIRRMLTGDASLKNVSGPITIAQVANVSAKRGPDWFLWFLAAMSLSLAIINLLPIPVLDGGHLLYYLIELVKGSPLSERHMVAGQYVGLAALAGLMGLAFYNDILRLMTRLVT; encoded by the coding sequence ATGAGCGACCTGCTGGGCTCCATCTGGTGGATGATCGTGGCGCTGGGCGTGCTGGTCACCTTCCACGAATTCGGCCATTACTGGGTGGCGCGCCGCTGCGGCGTGAGGGTACTGCGTTTCTCGGTGGGCTTCGGCAAGCCGCTGTGGTCGCGCCGCGACCGCCACGGCACCGAGTTCGCCCTGGCCGCCATCCCGCTGGGCGGCTACGTGAAGATGCTGGACGAAACCGAGGGCGAAGTCCCGGCCACGCAGCGCGAGCAGGCCTTCAACCGTAAGTCCGTCTGGCAGCGCATCGCCGTGGTGGCGGCCGGCCCCCTGGCCAACGTGCTGCTGTGCGTGGTCCTGCTGTGGGCGATGTTCGTGATCGGCAAGCAGGACTACTCGGCCACCGTGGGCAGCGTGTCGGGCATCGCGGCCGATGCAGGCTTCCAGCGGGGCGACCGCATCCTGCGGGTCGGCGACCGGACGATCGATACCTGGACCGATGCGTCCATCGTGCTGACCAAGGCCGCCATCGATGGTGAGGACCTGCCGGTGGAAGTGGAGACCGCCGGCGGCGGCACCACGACCCGCACCCTGCCGCTGTCGCGGCTGCCGGCGGACTTCGACCAGGAGAATGCCGTCGCGCTGAGCGGACTGGTCTGGCGCCATTGGGTGACCCCCGCCATCGTCGGCAAGGTCGCCCCGGGCTCGGCGGCGGACGGCGTGCTGCAGGCCGGTGACATCGTCACGGCCGTGGACGGCCAGCCGGTGCATGGCTTCGGCGACATCGCCGCCCAGGTCGATGCACTGGGCAAGCGGGGCGGCATGGCCATGGTCGAAGTGGACCGCGCCGGCGAGCGCCTGGCGTTCGAGCTGGCGCCGCGCCTGACCCCGTTGCCGGACGGCGCCAAGGGCCAGTACTGGGCCCTCGGCCTGGCGGCGCCGGAAACGACCCGCCTGCCCGAGTACGACGCCACCCTGCACTACGGGCCGCTGGCGGCGGTGCCGGCAGCGCTGCGCGAGACCGGCAAGCTGACCTCCGATTCGCTGGGCATGATCCGTCGCATGCTGACCGGCGACGCCTCGCTGAAGAACGTGTCCGGCCCCATCACCATCGCCCAGGTGGCCAACGTGTCGGCCAAGCGCGGACCGGACTGGTTCCTGTGGTTCCTCGCCGCCATGTCGCTGAGCCTGGCCATCATCAACCTGCTGCCCATCCCCGTCTTGGACGGCGGCCACCTGCTGTATTACCTTATCGAATTGGTCAAGGGCAGCCCCTTGAGCGAGCGCCACATGGTGGCCGGACAATACGTGGGCCTGGCCGCGCTGGCGGGCCTGATGGGACTGGCGTTCTACAACGACATCCTGCGTCTGATGACGCGTCTGGTGACCTGA
- the dxr gene encoding 1-deoxy-D-xylulose-5-phosphate reductoisomerase, protein MPTHASRNVAVLGATGSIGASALDVIARHPGRYRASVLAAGHSVDALVALCVAHRPAHAVIADENLHARLRDGLAGAGLPTQAHAGMPALEALVSGPECDTVVAAIVGAAGLSSTLAAARAGKRLLLANKESLVLAGELVTRAADASGAEIIPIDSEHNAIFQCLRSRQAQGDVSRIVLTASGGPFRGYRRGELAQVTREQAVAHPKWSMGPKISVDSATLMNKGLELIEAHHLFGVGRERLDVLVHPQSLVHSLVEFVDGSTLAQLGLPDMRTSLAVGLAWPERIASGVGGLDLLRHPRLEFEAPDTDAFPCLRLAWEAMAAGGTAPAVLNAANEVAVSAFLQGRIGFLSIPALVEDALAALPATPADSLETLLAADMQARRLTDRNLAGHLSP, encoded by the coding sequence ATGCCCACGCACGCATCCCGCAACGTCGCGGTTCTGGGCGCGACCGGCTCGATCGGCGCGTCCGCGCTGGATGTCATCGCGCGCCATCCCGGCCGGTATCGCGCCAGCGTGCTGGCCGCAGGCCACAGCGTCGATGCGCTGGTCGCCCTGTGCGTGGCGCACCGCCCCGCCCACGCGGTGATCGCCGACGAAAACCTGCATGCGCGGCTGCGCGACGGCCTGGCCGGCGCCGGCCTGCCCACCCAGGCCCATGCGGGCATGCCGGCGCTGGAGGCGCTGGTCTCGGGACCGGAGTGCGACACCGTCGTGGCCGCCATCGTCGGCGCCGCGGGCCTGTCGTCGACCCTGGCAGCGGCGCGCGCCGGCAAGCGCCTGCTGCTGGCCAACAAGGAATCGCTGGTGCTGGCCGGCGAACTGGTGACCCGCGCAGCGGACGCCTCGGGTGCCGAGATCATCCCCATCGACAGCGAGCACAACGCCATCTTCCAGTGCCTGCGTTCACGACAGGCTCAGGGCGATGTCAGCCGCATCGTGCTGACCGCCTCGGGCGGCCCGTTCCGCGGTTACCGCCGCGGCGAGCTGGCGCAGGTGACGCGCGAGCAGGCCGTGGCCCATCCCAAATGGTCGATGGGACCCAAGATCTCGGTCGATTCGGCCACCCTGATGAACAAGGGACTGGAACTGATCGAAGCCCACCACCTGTTCGGCGTGGGGCGCGAACGGCTGGACGTGCTGGTCCATCCCCAGAGCCTGGTGCATTCGCTGGTGGAATTCGTCGATGGTTCCACCCTGGCGCAGCTGGGCCTGCCGGACATGCGGACCTCGCTGGCGGTCGGCCTGGCCTGGCCCGAGCGCATCGCGTCGGGCGTGGGCGGGCTGGACCTGCTGCGGCACCCACGGCTGGAGTTCGAAGCGCCCGACACCGACGCCTTCCCCTGCCTGCGGCTGGCCTGGGAGGCGATGGCGGCAGGCGGTACCGCACCGGCCGTGCTGAATGCTGCGAACGAAGTCGCGGTTTCAGCCTTTCTTCAGGGCCGCATCGGTTTCCTATCCATCCCTGCGCTGGTCGAGGATGCCCTCGCCGCGCTGCCCGCGACGCCGGCCGATTCGCTGGAGACGTTGCTGGCGGCGGACATGCAGGCCCGCCGACTGACCGACCGCAACCTCGCAGGCCACCTCTCCCCATGA
- a CDS encoding phosphatidate cytidylyltransferase has translation MSATRTRVIAALVMAPFAIGAILLLPTSWLVMLAALVFLVGLWEWFKLAEIDDTLQRTVLLTANLLLMVLLVWASRGSTDLVPLRLMALVGAGWWLLALLWLRFFHFASDHQTWARVFKLAAGTLAVVPAWCALGLIHSSVPNGHIWLFVALAIVWAADSGAYFTGRHFGGRWFAGRKLAPRISPNKTLEGLLGGLAAGMLVAAAGALLAGAGVAQLPGVLLVAIFTVLFSVVGDLFESLLKRHVGAKDSGDVIPGHGGVLDRIDGVLAALPIFVLGKEVFGF, from the coding sequence ATGAGCGCCACCCGCACCCGTGTCATCGCCGCGCTGGTCATGGCGCCCTTCGCCATAGGCGCCATCCTGCTGCTGCCCACCTCATGGCTGGTGATGCTGGCGGCGCTGGTATTCCTGGTGGGCCTGTGGGAATGGTTCAAGCTGGCCGAGATCGACGACACCCTGCAGCGCACGGTGCTGCTGACCGCCAACCTGCTGCTGATGGTGCTGCTGGTGTGGGCCTCGCGCGGCTCCACCGACCTGGTGCCGCTGCGGCTGATGGCGCTGGTGGGCGCCGGCTGGTGGCTGCTGGCGCTGCTGTGGCTGCGCTTCTTCCATTTCGCCTCCGATCACCAGACGTGGGCGCGCGTGTTCAAGCTGGCCGCCGGCACGCTGGCCGTCGTGCCGGCCTGGTGCGCACTGGGGTTGATCCACTCCTCGGTGCCGAACGGCCACATCTGGCTGTTCGTCGCCCTGGCCATCGTGTGGGCCGCCGACAGCGGCGCCTACTTCACCGGACGCCACTTCGGCGGCCGCTGGTTCGCCGGGCGCAAGCTGGCACCGCGCATCAGCCCGAACAAGACCCTGGAAGGCCTGCTGGGTGGCCTGGCCGCCGGCATGCTGGTGGCCGCGGCCGGGGCGCTGCTGGCCGGTGCGGGCGTGGCCCAGTTGCCGGGCGTGCTGCTGGTGGCCATCTTCACCGTGCTGTTCTCGGTGGTGGGCGACCTGTTCGAGAGCCTGCTCAAGCGGCATGTCGGCGCCAAGGACTCCGGCGACGTCATCCCGGGGCATGGTGGCGTGCTGGACCGCATCGACGGCGTGCTGGCGGCCCTGCCCATCTTCGTGCTGGGCAAGGAAGTCTTCGGATTCTGA
- the uppS gene encoding polyprenyl diphosphate synthase: MSPAASPAVPRHLAVIMDGNGRWAERRRRPRVIGHRAGARAVNVCIDFCLERGIGALTLFAFSSENWGRPEEEVGALMKLFLNALDREVEELHRRQVRVRFIGDRARFSADIRARMDAAEDLTAGNARLHLVIAASYGGRQDIAFAARALAAEVAAGRLRPEDIDEAALGAHVALADLPPPDLFIRTGGDHRVSNFLLWQLAYTELWFTDVLWPDLDATLLQRALDDFARRERRFGLTSAQVAGGATEDSPA, translated from the coding sequence ATGTCCCCTGCCGCGTCCCCAGCCGTGCCCCGCCACCTGGCCGTCATCATGGACGGCAACGGGCGGTGGGCGGAGCGCCGGCGTCGCCCGCGCGTGATCGGCCACCGTGCGGGCGCGCGCGCGGTCAATGTCTGCATCGACTTCTGCCTGGAGCGCGGCATCGGCGCGCTGACCCTGTTCGCGTTCTCCAGCGAGAACTGGGGACGGCCGGAGGAGGAAGTCGGCGCGCTGATGAAGCTGTTCCTCAATGCGCTGGACCGCGAGGTGGAGGAACTCCACCGGCGCCAGGTGCGCGTGCGCTTCATCGGCGACCGTGCGCGCTTTTCTGCGGATATCCGCGCGCGCATGGATGCCGCCGAGGACCTGACCGCCGGCAATGCCCGCCTGCACCTGGTCATCGCCGCCAGCTACGGCGGCCGCCAGGACATCGCGTTCGCGGCCAGGGCGCTGGCCGCCGAGGTCGCAGCCGGGCGCCTGCGGCCGGAGGACATCGACGAGGCGGCACTGGGCGCGCACGTCGCGCTGGCCGACCTGCCCCCGCCCGACCTGTTCATCCGCACCGGCGGCGACCACCGCGTCAGCAACTTCCTGCTGTGGCAGCTGGCGTACACCGAACTCTGGTTCACCGACGTGCTGTGGCCCGACCTGGACGCCACGCTCCTGCAGCGCGCGCTGGACGACTTCGCCCGGCGCGAGCGCCGCTTCGGCCTGACCAGTGCCCAAGTGGCCGGCGGCGCCACCGAGGATTCACCCGCATGA
- the frr gene encoding ribosome recycling factor codes for MLNDIKKDAQARMAKSIDALRHTLVKVRTGRASTALVEHLKVNYYGSDVPLSQVATVTISDSRSLTITPWEKQIVGAVEKAILASDLGLTPNTAGTTIRLNLPALTEERRKELSKVVHGEGEDAKVAIRNIRRDANQQIKDLLKDKQITEDDERRAEEEIQKLTDKSIKDVDDVVKAKEQELMAV; via the coding sequence ATGCTCAACGACATCAAGAAAGACGCGCAGGCGCGCATGGCCAAGAGCATCGACGCGCTCCGCCACACGCTGGTCAAGGTCCGCACGGGCCGCGCCTCCACGGCCCTGGTCGAGCACCTGAAGGTCAACTACTACGGTTCGGACGTGCCGCTGAGCCAGGTCGCCACCGTCACCATCTCCGACTCGCGTTCGCTGACCATCACCCCGTGGGAGAAGCAGATCGTGGGCGCGGTCGAGAAGGCCATCCTGGCCTCGGACCTGGGCCTGACCCCGAACACCGCCGGCACCACCATCCGGCTCAACCTGCCCGCGCTGACCGAGGAGCGCCGCAAGGAACTCTCCAAGGTGGTGCACGGCGAGGGCGAGGACGCCAAGGTGGCCATCCGCAACATCCGTCGCGACGCCAACCAGCAGATCAAGGACCTGCTGAAGGACAAGCAGATCACCGAGGACGACGAGCGTCGCGCCGAGGAGGAGATCCAGAAGCTGACCGACAAGTCCATCAAGGACGTCGACGACGTGGTCAAGGCAAAGGAACAGGAACTGATGGCGGTCTGA
- a CDS encoding cation diffusion facilitator family transporter, with amino-acid sequence MGLGHDHGHAAHAHPHASATRAFASVTLINLAYTALEAGYGFHTNSLALLSDALHNLGDVLGLALAWSAAAIARRPPRGRHTYGWRRATLLSPLANAVLLMVFSGALGWEAFRRFSAPPDIPATPVIVVAALGILVNLGAAWLVRDGHAHDLNKRGAFLHLMADAAVSLAAVLAGVGMATLGWAWLDPATALLIAVVVAIGSWRLLRDSFDAAMDAVPGSVDADEVGTFLRAQPGVAAVHHLHIWSLGANEIALTAHLVRPREDDHDAFIDATVHALDHRFGINHATLQIERGVGCGHDLHDAAPHHSR; translated from the coding sequence ATGGGACTTGGACACGATCACGGCCACGCGGCGCATGCGCATCCGCATGCATCGGCAACGCGTGCGTTCGCCTCGGTCACCCTGATCAACCTGGCCTACACCGCGCTGGAAGCGGGCTACGGCTTCCACACCAACTCGCTGGCCCTGCTTTCGGACGCCCTGCACAACCTGGGCGACGTGTTGGGGCTGGCGCTGGCGTGGAGCGCCGCGGCGATCGCCCGTCGCCCCCCGCGCGGCCGGCACACCTACGGCTGGCGCCGCGCCACCCTGCTGTCCCCGCTCGCCAATGCGGTACTGCTGATGGTGTTCTCGGGCGCGCTGGGCTGGGAAGCCTTCCGCCGGTTCAGTGCGCCCCCGGACATCCCCGCCACGCCCGTCATCGTGGTGGCCGCGCTGGGCATCCTGGTCAACCTGGGCGCCGCCTGGCTGGTGCGGGACGGGCATGCGCACGACCTCAACAAGCGCGGGGCCTTCCTGCACCTGATGGCCGACGCCGCGGTGTCGCTGGCCGCGGTCCTGGCCGGGGTGGGCATGGCCACGCTGGGCTGGGCCTGGCTGGATCCGGCCACCGCCCTGCTGATCGCGGTGGTGGTGGCGATCGGGTCGTGGCGCCTGCTGCGCGACAGCTTCGATGCCGCCATGGACGCCGTGCCGGGCAGCGTGGACGCGGACGAGGTGGGCACCTTCCTGCGGGCCCAGCCGGGCGTGGCGGCGGTGCATCACCTGCACATCTGGTCGCTGGGCGCCAACGAGATCGCCCTGACCGCCCACCTGGTGCGGCCGCGCGAGGACGACCACGACGCCTTCATCGATGCCACCGTGCATGCCCTGGACCACCGCTTCGGCATCAACCACGCCACCCTGCAGATCGAGCGCGGGGTCGGCTGCGGCCACGACCTGCACGATGCGGCGCCGCATCATTCCCGTTGA
- the pyrH gene encoding UMP kinase: MPAPLAYRRILLKLSGEALMGAEDYGIDPTVITRIAREIIEAREAGAEVGLVIGGGNIFRGAGLAAGGMDRVTGDQMGMLATVINALAMQDALEKLGAKCRVMSAIKINDVCEDYIRRRAIRHLEKGRIAIFAAGTGNPFFTTDSGAALRAIEIGADLLLKATKVDGVYDKDPSKHPDAKRYDQLTYDEVIARDLQVMDTAAFALCRDSDVPLRIYDLSVPGNLMRILRGEHVGTLVKGRG; the protein is encoded by the coding sequence ATGCCCGCTCCCCTCGCCTATCGCCGCATCCTGCTCAAACTGTCCGGCGAGGCGCTGATGGGGGCCGAGGATTACGGCATCGATCCCACCGTGATCACCCGCATCGCCCGCGAGATCATCGAGGCGCGCGAGGCGGGCGCGGAAGTGGGCCTGGTGATCGGGGGCGGCAACATCTTCCGCGGCGCCGGCCTGGCGGCCGGCGGCATGGACCGCGTGACCGGCGACCAGATGGGCATGCTGGCCACCGTGATCAATGCCCTGGCCATGCAGGACGCGCTGGAGAAGCTGGGCGCCAAGTGCCGGGTGATGAGCGCCATCAAGATCAACGACGTGTGCGAGGACTACATCCGCCGTCGCGCCATCCGCCACCTGGAGAAGGGCCGCATCGCGATCTTCGCCGCCGGCACCGGCAATCCCTTCTTCACCACCGACTCGGGCGCGGCGCTGCGCGCGATCGAGATCGGCGCGGACCTGCTGCTGAAGGCCACCAAGGTGGACGGGGTGTACGACAAGGACCCCAGCAAGCACCCCGATGCCAAGCGCTACGACCAGCTCACCTACGACGAGGTCATCGCCCGCGACCTGCAGGTGATGGACACCGCCGCCTTCGCCCTGTGCCGCGACAGCGACGTGCCGCTGCGCATCTACGACCTGTCCGTGCCCGGCAACCTGATGCGCATCCTGCGCGGCGAGCACGTGGGCACGCTGGTGAAAGGCCGCGGCTGA
- a CDS encoding cupin domain-containing protein codes for MPRIVAVPHLPDDATRAPVAAGRLVHGQPHQALANAYSSPDQRFHCGVWEGGVGAWRVEYTEHEFCHLLSGRVRLRDHAGGDVVVLEAGQSFVVPAGFSGVWEVLEPARKLYAIYEPGD; via the coding sequence ATGCCCCGCATCGTTGCCGTACCGCATCTGCCGGATGACGCCACGCGCGCGCCGGTCGCCGCCGGGCGCCTGGTCCATGGCCAGCCGCACCAGGCCCTCGCCAACGCGTATTCCTCGCCGGACCAACGATTCCACTGCGGGGTGTGGGAAGGCGGCGTGGGCGCCTGGCGCGTGGAGTACACCGAGCACGAGTTCTGCCATCTGCTCAGCGGACGCGTGCGGCTGCGCGACCACGCGGGCGGGGACGTCGTGGTGCTGGAGGCCGGCCAGAGCTTCGTGGTACCCGCCGGCTTCAGCGGCGTGTGGGAGGTGCTGGAACCGGCACGCAAGCTGTACGCGATCTACGAACCCGGCGACTGA
- a CDS encoding AIM24 family protein yields the protein MSVRTLQEFLASTHEKDAGADAFELESPHLLEVRLNGLVWAKAGAMVARKGSVKFTRQGVLEQGLGNLLKKAVSGEGMQLMKVEGQGRVYLADAGKKITLLRLAGESIFVNGNDVLAVESGIESRITMMRKVAGMLSGGLFNVRLSGHGIVAITSHYEPLTLPVNAQTGPVFTDPNATVAWSGGLAPEIITDISLGTLMGRGSGESIQLRFAGEGWVVVQPYEEVALQPRP from the coding sequence ATGAGCGTGCGCACCCTGCAGGAATTCCTTGCCTCGACCCATGAAAAGGACGCCGGCGCGGACGCGTTCGAACTGGAGAGCCCGCACCTGCTGGAGGTGCGCCTGAACGGGCTGGTGTGGGCCAAGGCGGGGGCGATGGTGGCGCGCAAGGGGTCGGTGAAGTTCACCCGCCAGGGCGTGCTGGAGCAGGGCCTGGGCAACCTGCTGAAGAAAGCCGTCAGTGGCGAAGGCATGCAGTTGATGAAGGTCGAGGGGCAGGGCCGGGTGTATCTGGCCGACGCCGGCAAGAAGATCACGCTGCTGCGCCTGGCCGGCGAATCCATCTTCGTCAACGGCAACGACGTGCTGGCGGTGGAGTCGGGCATCGAGAGCCGCATCACCATGATGCGCAAGGTGGCCGGCATGCTGTCGGGCGGCCTGTTCAATGTGCGGCTGAGCGGGCACGGCATCGTCGCCATCACCTCGCACTACGAGCCGCTGACGTTGCCGGTGAACGCGCAGACCGGCCCCGTGTTCACCGACCCCAATGCGACCGTGGCGTGGTCCGGTGGCCTGGCGCCCGAAATCATCACCGACATCTCGCTGGGCACGCTGATGGGGCGCGGATCGGGCGAGAGCATCCAGCTGCGCTTCGCCGGCGAGGGCTGGGTAGTGGTGCAGCCGTACGAAGAGGTGGCGCTGCAGCCGCGGCCGTAG
- a CDS encoding GGDEF domain-containing protein, protein MRPELEAQLLNCRNLPSPPGVALRIIELAQDPDVVMATAADTIGLDAALSARMLRIANSPLYASRRRVENLSQALTVLGLNATLTLALGFSLAQCGQGSHPVARERVWRRSVTAALASRLLGQHAGLRKAEELMLAGLLQDIGMLALLEVLGEDYARLVERAADNAGLLAAEREWLGCDHATVGGWLARQWNLPALLREAILESEAPASDTPFNACVAVSGHVADIWLAGADASRSEQAHRDAAMQAATRLGLDYASYLALTEEMVSALPEVCAMFDVPPAPPARIQALLDQARELLVVRNLREIQEAARARKEADEHEDRARRLAEEVRRDPLTGVYNRSQLEEVLEKEFDTATRHGWPLSIAFIDLDDFKQVNDRWGHLVGDEVLRNFAKALLRHVRSSDIVARYGGEEFLVVLPGIGEDAAAQVVRRILSEVSGVAMAEVDGHPLHITFSAGLATQGALEQFRHVDDLLRAADEALYGAKREGRNRVSVGAMGG, encoded by the coding sequence ATGCGTCCCGAACTCGAAGCCCAGTTGCTGAACTGCCGCAACCTGCCCAGCCCGCCCGGGGTGGCGCTGCGCATCATCGAACTGGCGCAGGACCCGGATGTGGTGATGGCGACGGCCGCCGACACCATCGGCCTGGATGCGGCGCTCAGCGCGCGCATGCTGCGCATCGCCAACTCGCCGCTGTACGCCAGCCGGCGCCGCGTGGAAAACCTGTCCCAGGCGCTCACCGTGCTGGGTCTCAACGCCACGCTGACGCTGGCGCTGGGCTTTTCCCTCGCCCAGTGCGGCCAGGGCAGCCATCCGGTGGCGCGCGAGCGCGTGTGGCGCCGCAGCGTGACCGCGGCGCTGGCATCGCGACTGCTCGGCCAGCATGCCGGCCTGCGCAAGGCGGAAGAACTGATGCTGGCCGGCCTGCTGCAGGACATCGGCATGCTGGCCCTGCTGGAAGTGCTGGGCGAAGACTACGCGCGGCTGGTCGAGCGCGCCGCCGACAACGCCGGACTGCTGGCGGCCGAGCGCGAATGGCTGGGGTGCGACCACGCGACGGTCGGCGGCTGGCTGGCACGGCAGTGGAACCTGCCGGCGTTGTTGCGCGAGGCGATCCTGGAAAGCGAAGCGCCCGCGTCCGATACGCCCTTCAATGCCTGCGTGGCGGTCTCCGGCCACGTCGCCGACATCTGGCTGGCCGGTGCCGACGCATCGCGCAGCGAACAGGCCCATCGCGACGCCGCGATGCAGGCGGCGACGCGCCTGGGGCTGGACTATGCGTCCTACCTGGCGCTGACCGAGGAAATGGTGTCCGCCCTGCCCGAGGTCTGCGCGATGTTCGACGTGCCGCCCGCGCCGCCCGCCCGCATCCAGGCCCTGCTCGACCAGGCACGCGAACTGCTGGTGGTGCGCAACCTGCGCGAGATCCAGGAAGCCGCGCGTGCGCGCAAGGAAGCGGACGAGCACGAGGACCGCGCGCGCCGCCTGGCCGAAGAGGTCCGTCGCGACCCCCTGACCGGGGTGTACAACCGCAGCCAGCTGGAAGAGGTGCTGGAGAAGGAATTCGATACCGCCACCCGCCACGGCTGGCCGCTGTCGATCGCCTTCATCGACCTGGACGACTTCAAGCAGGTCAACGACCGCTGGGGCCATCTGGTCGGCGACGAGGTGCTGCGCAACTTCGCCAAGGCCCTGCTGCGTCACGTGCGCAGCAGCGATATCGTCGCCCGCTACGGCGGCGAGGAATTCCTGGTGGTGCTGCCGGGCATCGGCGAGGACGCCGCCGCGCAGGTCGTGCGCCGCATCCTGTCGGAAGTCTCGGGGGTGGCGATGGCCGAGGTGGATGGACACCCCCTGCACATCACCTTCTCCGCCGGCCTGGCCACCCAGGGCGCGCTGGAGCAGTTCCGCCACGTCGACGACCTGCTGCGCGCGGCGGACGAGGCGCTGTACGGCGCCAAGCGCGAGGGCCGCAACCGCGTCTCGGTCGGCGCCATGGGCGGCTGA
- the tsf gene encoding translation elongation factor Ts: protein MEITASLVKELRERTGAGMMECKKALTENNADIDAAAEWLRKSGLAKADKKADRVTAEGRIAVAQDGGKAVLVEINSETDFVAKDANFIAFTDAVAQAALTAGAADVEALKSAKLPSGETVEEARAAAIAKLGENMQIRRLVAIDSANNVAAYVHGGKIGVLVEVKGGDADLARGLAMHVAAMNPPHNKAADVPAEFVAKEKEIELAKMSDKDKAKPADILEKIISGKINKIINEVTLYGQPYVLDSDKSVEQVVKAAGADVVGFQRLVVGEGIEKVVEDYAAEVMKQAGLA, encoded by the coding sequence GTGGAAATCACCGCTTCCCTGGTCAAGGAACTGCGCGAGCGCACCGGCGCCGGCATGATGGAGTGCAAGAAGGCGCTCACCGAGAACAACGCCGACATCGACGCCGCCGCCGAGTGGCTGCGCAAGTCGGGCCTGGCCAAGGCCGACAAGAAGGCCGACCGCGTCACCGCCGAAGGCCGCATCGCCGTGGCCCAGGACGGCGGCAAGGCCGTGCTGGTGGAGATCAATTCCGAAACCGACTTCGTCGCCAAGGACGCCAACTTCATCGCCTTCACCGACGCCGTGGCCCAGGCCGCGCTGACCGCCGGCGCCGCCGATGTCGAGGCGCTGAAGTCGGCCAAGCTGCCCTCCGGCGAAACCGTCGAGGAAGCCCGCGCCGCCGCCATCGCCAAGCTGGGCGAGAACATGCAGATCCGCCGCCTGGTCGCCATCGACAGCGCCAACAACGTCGCCGCCTACGTGCACGGCGGCAAGATCGGCGTGCTGGTCGAGGTCAAGGGTGGCGACGCCGACCTGGCCCGTGGCCTGGCCATGCACGTCGCCGCGATGAACCCGCCGCACAACAAGGCCGCCGACGTGCCGGCCGAGTTCGTGGCGAAGGAGAAGGAGATCGAGCTGGCCAAGATGTCGGACAAGGACAAGGCCAAGCCGGCCGACATCCTGGAGAAGATCATCTCGGGCAAGATCAACAAGATCATCAACGAGGTCACCCTGTACGGCCAGCCGTACGTGCTGGACAGCGACAAGAGCGTCGAGCAGGTGGTCAAGGCCGCAGGCGCCGACGTGGTCGGTTTCCAGCGCCTGGTCGTGGGCGAAGGCATCGAGAAGGTGGTGGAAGACTACGCCGCCGAAGTGATGAAGCAGGCCGGCCTGGCGTAA
- the rpsB gene encoding 30S ribosomal protein S2, with the protein MPQVTMRQMLEAGVHFGHQTRYWNPKMAPYIFGARGKIHIINLEKTVPLFNDAMNFISGVAQKRGTILFLGTKRSAREAVKEEAERCGMPYMTQRWLGGTLTNFATVKKSVARLKELEAAETDGTFEKLVKHEVLGLRREREKLLASLGGIKEMNRLPDALFVIDIGHEDIAIKEAKKLGIPVVAVVDSNYDPALVDYAIPGNDDAIRAVQLYARAAADAVLEGKAAAPNAAVVREEEFAEGGDDKGARRAPAKKAAGKKSDEAAAE; encoded by the coding sequence ATGCCCCAAGTCACCATGCGCCAGATGCTGGAAGCCGGCGTCCATTTCGGCCACCAGACCCGCTACTGGAACCCCAAGATGGCGCCGTACATCTTCGGCGCCCGCGGCAAGATCCACATCATCAACCTTGAGAAGACCGTTCCGCTGTTCAACGACGCGATGAACTTCATCTCGGGCGTGGCGCAGAAGCGCGGCACCATCCTGTTCCTGGGCACCAAGCGCAGCGCGCGCGAGGCGGTGAAGGAAGAGGCCGAGCGTTGCGGCATGCCGTACATGACCCAGCGCTGGCTGGGCGGCACGCTGACCAACTTCGCCACCGTGAAGAAGTCGGTCGCCCGCCTGAAGGAACTGGAAGCCGCCGAAACCGACGGCACGTTCGAGAAGCTGGTCAAGCACGAAGTGCTGGGCCTGCGCCGCGAGCGCGAGAAGCTGCTGGCCTCGCTGGGCGGCATCAAGGAAATGAACCGCCTGCCGGACGCCCTGTTCGTCATCGACATCGGCCATGAAGACATCGCCATCAAGGAAGCCAAGAAGCTCGGCATCCCGGTGGTCGCGGTGGTCGACTCCAACTACGATCCGGCCCTGGTCGACTACGCCATCCCCGGCAACGACGACGCCATCCGCGCCGTGCAGCTGTACGCGCGCGCCGCCGCCGACGCCGTGCTGGAAGGCAAGGCCGCTGCGCCGAACGCCGCGGTGGTGCGCGAGGAAGAGTTCGCCGAAGGCGGCGACGACAAGGGCGCCCGTCGCGCGCCGGCCAAGAAGGCCGCCGGCAAGAAGTCCGACGAAGCGGCCGCCGAGTAA